The Lonchura striata isolate bLonStr1 chromosome 12, bLonStr1.mat, whole genome shotgun sequence genome includes a region encoding these proteins:
- the MAJIN gene encoding membrane-anchored junction protein, with amino-acid sequence MSLKPFTYPLPETRFLHAGRHVYKFKIRYGNFNSSPKLSLTESAAKELEEVIRVILGNLDDLHPFSTHHFTIFPYLSKWERVSKMKFKHENVHLMPYPYICTLYLELNSFQRSLSCGKEVNKGSDELVRRRNEISESTAMKEAVKRRRVEVRDDTSCPESCMDRTGADCVYHMSKAEQGFEKNSSKANELEFSPASLTKDCDQLSFWGPVEFALEQKRAASKTKGVVELQQQMDQTGKKGNIKSEGRGLSQFWRSIIFSPLQHLFGGKN; translated from the exons ATGTCGTTGAAACCATTCACCTATCCATTGCCCGAAACAAGATTTCTTCATGCTGGCAGGCATGTGTACAAATTTAAAATCCGGTATGGCAACTTCAACAG CTCTCCCAAACTCAGTCTCACTGAAAGTGCTGCCAAGGAGTTGGAG GAAGTGATTCGAGTAATCCTTGGAAATCTTGATGATTTACATCCATTTTCTACACACCACTTCACCATCTTTCCAT ATTTGAGTAAATGGGAGCGAGTATCAAAGATGAAATTCAAACATGAGAATGTCCATCTCATGCCTTATCCCTACATTTGTACGTTGTATCTGGAATTGAACTCATTTCAGCGAAGCCTATCTTGTG GTAAAGAAGTAAACAAGGGCAGTGATGAGCTT GTCAGGAGAAGAAATGAAATATCAGAAAGTACTGCAATGAAAGAAGCAGTGAAGAGGAGAAGAGTGGAAGTCAGAGATGATACCTCATGCCCAGAGTCATGTATGGATAG AACTGGAGCTGACTGTGTTTACCACATGAGTAAAGCAGAGCAAGGATTTGAAAAG aaTTCCTCCAAAGCAAATGAGCTTGAGTTCAGCCCAGCATCCCTTACTAAAGACTGTGACCAACTTAGTTTCT GGGGGCCTGTGGAATTTGCCCTTGAACAAAAAAGAGCAGCCAGTAAGACCAAGGGTGTagtggagctgcagcagcaaatggatcaaacaggaaagaaaggaaacataAAGTCAGAAGGAAGAGGTCTTTCACAGTTCTGGAGAAG CATCATCTTTTCGCCACTACAACATCTTTTTGGTGGAAAAAACTGA